In the Nothobranchius furzeri strain GRZ-AD chromosome 1, NfurGRZ-RIMD1, whole genome shotgun sequence genome, TTCATTTGATGAAACACATGGCTTTGTGAAGTTCACataatgtttctgtgtttcctacagatgttaataagatggtgctggttaaagaagaagctcctgaagaacagcTTGCTGGTGTGGACCAGAAGGACCCAGAACacatccacataaaggaggatcaGGATGAAATCTGGAGCAGTCTGGAGAGAGAGCAGCtccatttgaaggaggagacCGATGCTGCCAGGTTTACTTTCACTGTAGTcagtataaagagtgaggatgatgaagagaaacctctgttctcacagcttcatcagcaggaaATAGAAGACCGAGATGTTTCAGCAAgctgctcagctgaccagatgacagcagaaactggtggaggagcagaagctagcTGGAACCAAGATCTtatccctcatgaacaaacatctgatacTTCAGAAACTGAAATTAGTGGAGATGAAGAGTATGATGGCGTAAATGTAGACTCTGATCTGTCAGACTCTATGCCCGAAACTGGAGACAAAGACGATGACTGGAATGAgaacaggtcttctgagtcagatgttagCACTGTCAACAAATCTTTTAGCTGCCCTGATTGTGGTAAAACATTTCTCGGCAAGCAGTCTCTCCAGAAACATGCGAGAGTGACCGGTCATTCAGCAAAAAGGTCTTTGGGCTGTTTGGTGAAAAATAAATGTGCCAGAGTGAAGGACTATGTAGACTCatgcaggaaagtgcagaaagaactaaaatcatttagttgtgatgactgtggaaaaaCATTTAGTGTAAAATCAAATTTCaggagtcacatgagagtccacacaggagagaaaccttttgtctgtgagctttgtggaaaaAGATTGAGCCgtaagacaagtttaaacagccacatgagtgtccacacaggagagaaacgttttatctgtgagctctgtggaaaaagatttagctttAAGACGAGTTTAAAAATTCACATGagggtccacacaggagagaaatattttacctgtgagctctgtggaaaaagattgagccgtaagacaagtttaaacagtcacatgagtggccacacaggagagaaaccttttgcctgtgagttctGTGGAAGCAGATTTAGCTTtaagtcaagtttaaaaagtcacatgagtgtccacacaggagagaaatcttttgcctgtgagctctgtgataaAATATTTAGCTTTAAGAAATGTTTAAAAaggcacatgagagtccacacaggagagaaaccttttgcctgtgagctctgtggaaaaagatttagctgtAAGACGAGTTTTAGCAATCAcaagagagtccacacaggagagaaaccttttgcctgtaagctctgtgggaaaagatttagctTTAAGACGAGTTTTAGcaatcacatgagtgtccacacaggagagaaaccttttgcctgtgagctctgtggaaaaagatttagtgcAAAATCAAAGttcaacagtcacatgagagtccacacaggagagaaaccttttgcctgtgagctctgtggtcaaagatttggGAATAAGACAAATGTCAAGAGTCACATGAgactccacacaggagagaaaccttttgcctgtgaactttgtggtcaaagatttggccgtaagacaagtttaaacagtcatatgagagtccacacaggagagaaaccgtttgcctgtgagctctgtggtcaaagatttggGGATAAGAAAAATGTCaagagtcacatgagagtccacacaggagagaaacattTTACCTGTGAGCTCTCTGGTAAAAGATTTTGCTACAACACAAGTTTAACCCTTACCTCACTTtaaagcatttttttgtgctgacacgtatatttttgtgaataactttggctatgttaatgcaatttatcCAATTTTTggggaggatgtgtatttttgaaggaATTACTAAAAATAGTTAGAAAAAATCTTCAACTCCCTTTATTATAATGCAGAATTTGTTTTGTATCGTTAGGCATCTTCATTTTTTCGCGCCATTGACTTCCATGTAAATCATATTTTTATAATAAGCATAAATATTAGcataatttaaaatatatataattcTGTCTGTGTTCTCAGACCAGTCACACATTctatgtttagtttttaccatttTCCACTAGATGGCGAATtttctccatatatagcagggcgctgcatttgaatttaatgattctgctgtatttctttacctctgactgtccattataatacatattttgcaaaaaaaaaaaggtttgtgtgttatttagagattccatacaatagtttgcatgtgtgtgtgtgttctgaatttttggtaattgtgtTTTACAGTGTGCCTTAAAAAATAAGCCTTTACTGAAAGTAGAAAATCTGCTCATTCTCAAAATggcattttgacatgtgtcactctgtgtgtgcttgtgcaggcatgcatgcatgcagggatcaaagcactttacaaatcttcaaaagacagatctgtgatcattattTGGAGTGGTTGTGCAGGTGTGATcaaggggagtgtgtgtgtgtgtgtggggggggggtctcatGCACACTGTTGAAATCATTCATATTCATaatattcatcaaaggcatgctatatataaaaaaaaacaaaggatttTCTGTAAAATTTCAGATACTCACAATTTTAATTTTGCAAATTGTTATTTCAACAAGCacaaagcatttgcatggatgaaaattaagatgaaggctgaaaaacttcaaaggcgtacgtttgttttgcaaaacaaattcctgcagagcTGAGTTTGTTTACATGGAGTTGGGGTCAGTttacacaggtgcaccaattgactaaaagtacatatGAGACTCCGATGCCACAAGCATGAGAAGAAGTTTGAACGCAGATCAACACCTGACATCAGGATTCTCTGTCGGCCTCACACTTCCACCGTCGAGGGATCACCTGCTTCGCGGACAGCttcgatttttttttaacaataacAATCCTGGATATCAGAATCAgtttaggtttattgccattgtcagtgaacaaacaattcacaaactaggaacttgcttcggtactaatgtgctacatataacatgaataataagattaaaaatagaataaaatataataaaaaaaaactagaataaaactttcagctataaaaaatggcaggtaatggtaacatggccaatAACGTgacgtgtcgagtacagaagacgagcatggttgtgtgtttataagctgttcacaagtctaacggcagatggaaagaaactgttcttatgGCAGGAGGCTCTGGTCCGGAtgaaccgtaacctcctgcctgaggggagcggctcaaaaagtctgtgacccgggttcgAAGGGTCAGCTgccatccgacctgcacgcccccgagttctggagacgttcaGGTCCTGGagtgatggaaggctgcagccaatcaccttctcagcagagcacacaatgcgctgcagtctatgtttgtccctcactgtggctccagcgtaccacacagcgatggaggaggtgaggatggactcaatgatggccgtgtaaaactgcaccatcatctgggccggcagcttggcctttttcaactgctgcagaaagtacatcctctgctgggcctttttgatcagggagctgatggatggctcccacctaaggtcatgtgtgaaggtggttccgaggaagcggaaggagtccacagtggtgacgggggtgtccatcaggacgagggggagagatggggctgtgactttcctgaagtccacaatcatctccactgtcttctgagcattgagctccaggttgttgctgctgcaccagtacaccagccgttccacctccctcctgtaggcggactcatcaccgtcagagatgagcccgatgagggtggtgtcgtccgcaaactcgatcagtttaacggagtcatggctcgaggtgcagcagcttgtgtacagggagaagagcagaggagagagtacacagccctgtggagatcctgtgctaatagtcttagcggtggaaacattcttccccagccgcacgcactgccttcggtccgtcaggaagtcagtgatccacctgcaggtggagttgggtacgttgagcatggagagcttgtcctggagcagagcagggaggatggtgttgaacgcagagctgaagtccacaaacaggatccacaACACACTAATATAGAGCGGAGGAGAAAGTATGACAACTGGACGGATGTTGATGACGTGGAACTCCGCGCATTCCTTGGGCTGCTCGTCCCCTCTGGGGATGCTCCGTTCCTGGGGGAATCTACTTCAAGCCTCTGGGGGGAGAAAACGGAGAGGCCGATTTTCAGAGCCACAGTGAGCCTGCGAAGGTTCCATTTGCTGACGGCAACAGTGCGGTTGGACGACCGCTTGAGGGCAGCACGCCGGTTGGTGCAGCAGTACAAACTCGCTCCCCTCCGGGAGATGTGGGACTTCCGGGTGGGCCGTCTCCCTCTCACCTAAAACCCTGGTgaagatgtgtgtgtggatgaacaGCTCGTCGGATTCAGAGGTCGCTGCAACTTCCAAGTAGTATATGCCCTCAAAGCCGGCAAACTATAGCATCAAGCTGTGGGTGGTGTGCGATGTGGCCTCTCATGCTTGGGGGATTATTCCCTACCTGGGCAAGATGATGCGAGACGCCCCGGCAGAAAGGGTGCAAGGGAGGCGGGTGGTACTGGAGCTCACCGAGGGACTGAGCGGCCGCACTGTCACCACGGACAATTTTTTCACATCACTAGTCCTTGGAGAAtagctgctccaaaataaaatgtgtcttgtgggaacagttagGCGCAACAAGCCAGAGTTGCCCCCACAGCTGCTGCAGATGAGAAACAGAGCGGTTCTGTCCTCACTCTTCGCCTTCACCTCCACCACCACAGCAGTGACCTACATACCGACGCACAGGCTTGCATGCATGCTTTTGCGGAAAATGTGGACAGGCAGTGTGCGAGGAGCACTCATCAGTTGTGTGCTTAAcctgcagctgttagctcactcccctctgtgtttctctctctctctctctctctctctctctctctctctctctctctctctctctctctctctctctctctctctctctctctctctctctctctctctctctctctctctctctctctctctctcacacacacacacacacacacacacacacacacacacacacacacacacacacacacacacacacacacacacacacacacacacacacacacacactttttctttgttcatgtgctttaataaagtgttcaactggccatctttgtaagtgcagtttttttgtgctcaaaggacttagtgcgtattttagaaaatatgacatcacacaaaaactacaaagtgagcaaaaaatatttttatgcctatttgtgacactccaaggctgtgacaacttacccacaaaaaaggtcatctggacataacacacaaaaaaagatttgattttttcattttttgtagttttcaaacttctggttttgataataaacctggcaataaaggggttaaatccaagaaacacacacatattttattagattttgttagggctgaaaccaagcatgaaattcatgtaaaaaaaatgggacttttgaaatattaaataatatttcTATAAGaagctttgtaagtgcatttttttgtactCAAATGACTTTAACATTAGAAAATTTAAGCGTTGGGTACGGGTTAAACTGTCACgttagagtccacactggagagaaaccttttgcctgtgaggaaACTTTAAACAGGCACATGTGTGGTGAAActacaaattaattatgaccaataagatgtaatgattccatataaatgtgaaatatcaacctgattggtctttgaatgtttaatcagaagattctagagttctttgcttctttagggaccataaacacacgtcGTATTATATTCAGACAGAAtcaggtatatagtttataaaattaatttaatttttttcttaaactaatgattatacatgacaagttatgaataatgagatgtgatgtaatgGGTATgaggtgatttaatgtgatgtgtgaaatgtaatggaagctagatgttgtagcaaaaccattctttgtatctcagagaatttgtgaagtctgggttgtaaaataatttgttgctgtttatgtttatgtttataactagagagttgtttatttaaaaaccatTGGACACAATCTGTGCCACGTCTACGCACCCCTTGTGTGGAGATTCTCGTTCAATCCAAGGGGTCGAGAGGTCGTGcaggtcactgccggtggagtggacctctgatatcaggaaccagtagattagctccgataggacccatctagtctgagatctctccaggtgacggcaggaagtTGGAATGCTTGGTTGCGTCTTGTTGGCGCTTAGAAGAGCCATTTGTCTGACATCAGCCACAGCGTTGCAGAggctttgactggaggtcaaaggagatggtttcaaaaatgcttgtTCCCGAATTTGCCAGTTCAAGAGTCAGTTAGAAACTGAATTTAATCggaaagtaattcttgttttaataaaccacaatgttaAGAGTTTTGGGCAAGTTTCGCAAATCAGAGTTTGACACGTTTTTGAGTGTTaaccaaacattcctcagaaagccacttcTTCAGATACGaagatgtttttaacactttgtgaatgagattctttaaaactcttatgtgaggtatTACCCTTAATGAgtctcttattgtaatgtgtatgagtgtaaacaatgattaacttgttaaatcaacacatactgATCACAAGATctcaaatggatcattgtaaaagcagtattcattttaaagccatcattgtTTTAAGCACAGATTGTTcagacatttgatttaaacatcttgttcattcaacacatgatTATTTAAGCTAACGAGTTGTAAAGTCTGGTAGAAGCTTCAAGTAGGTTTGATTTTTATTTAGGGTGAGGAATCAGCAGTCTGGCTTTTACGCAGAGTGTAGGACCTTTGCAGGAGACGTTGACAGTTTTGTTATGTCTTCTTGTATGgaaacaagcactgagcagaaccttctggatttggaggcctgATAGATAGTGGGGGTTTGTCTAGAGGAAAGGTTATGTGGTCAATATATCAGTGAAAACTGACCGTTTTGTATGTTACACATGAtaatccacacaggagagaaaccttttgcctgggaGCTTTGTGGTCAAAGATTTGGCCGAAAGGTATGTTTAAAAAGTCACGTGAGGGTTCACACAGGAGCAAAACCATTGCCTGTGACCTCTGTGGTTAACATACCTGAAAAACAGTTTTTGAAGCCAAATGTGGCGTTCACGTGGATCGTCTAGACCCGAAGAGTTTTGGTTTTGAGGGGAGGGGCGGTCTTCTCTCGGGCTTCAGCGATGGGTTTCAGTCACTCTTAATGAAATCAATCAGGGAAATGAGAGGGAACTCCTCTTGTTCACAAGCAATCTTTGTTCTAGTGCAGGGGTCgcaaaccttttcccatcaaagagccattattacccatttcccacagtgaaGAAAACACTTGGAGCAACAGCAGTCGCATTATTGTGGGTTGCGCCCACCCACCCAAAGACagccgagagctgctttaacccacCACAACAGGTTACAGAAACCAATACCGTTCGCacatgtacgtcaaagttatctttcaacagaagataattactAAAATAATCTTTATACAATTGATCTAGAAGTTTTAGCCTATCTCTGCCTacaaaattttgatatttttcactctGTTAGTGGTTTTAATAATAGTTGAGCAGGTGCCGCTTTTTGACGTGTCACACATGACTCTTTTTAAAGGCAGGGTACATAAGTTTTAAATGTGAAATTACTGTAAAAAATTTAaatttgaccatctgacccagttttataaaaaaaaagtaaataacctttaatatttcaattttctcctaagtccctcccctgccctgtagagctcagccagtatttcttagggatgcaccgatcaggttttttgcggccgatcaccgataccgatatcaaagaatgctgatcaccgataccgatcaccgatacctatcacgtggattggccaaaaattttctacaacattataatgagtgtgtaggagctaaaagcagtgttttgtgtacgtgcatgttgacatgttgcttatcaataccAGCCGCACACGTGCTGTGCAACTTCttgtttatcaggcagcccagctgctgagtacatgctccacaacatgttgttcagtccagcttatgtaagtctcaactacttttgaccatattaggaggtggaagtagcaccccatcatttctcagaatcaaagggaggtgggggttgaatagtatatgatgctgcgtggtgtaggagaaagTGGGCtattgcagaaggatctccagccgaggtgtttagatcgaagctggacgctgcccccatgaagtgttggtgatgtatggaagagttgtgtaaataaacgccccacgctgagtttggacaaaactgtctgtctcttgtgtttgataaggaaaaagaaccacaagtgctacaaactacatgatctgggaataaaggaaatgtaacctaatctaaaatggtctgtattagggttgtcacggtgtgaaaatataacctcacggttattgtgaccaaaattaccacggttttcggtattatcgcggtattttttttaaacgtgctacattttcacacaattatataaacactgtatatcaggaaaatattgtcctcagtttgtgtctaaatttagcctaaaatgtgttattttgtaattatgttgtttatttgtttacatttttccactttagtctttaaaataccaatatttgcccataacttcgtattttatgtctgtttgatgtcatcatttaaaaatattagatcagatgatactcagtactcaagtagccttctaatcagatacttttttacccttacttgagtaataaaccctatatcaggaaaatattgtcctcggtttgtgtccttccagtgagctttgcagatttaggaaaatgtcatcaggcagtaatcattgttaaattcataattattctcagagagagaccaactcttatcg is a window encoding:
- the LOC129160806 gene encoding oocyte zinc finger protein XlCOF6-like isoform X1 produces the protein MDTVSDRHPKFPSHQWAPAFLCDHSYCNTTDVNKMVLVKEEAPEEQLAGVDQKDPEHIHIKEDQDEIWSSLEREQLHLKEETDAARFTFTVVSIKSEDDEEKPLFSQLHQQEIEDRDVSASCSADQMTAETGGGAEASWNQDLIPHEQTSDTSETEISGDEEYDGVNVDSDLSDSMPETGDKDDDWNENRSSESDVSTVNKSFSCPDCGKTFLGKQSLQKHARVTGHSAKRSLGCLVKNKCARVKDYVDSCRKVQKELKSFSCDDCGKTFSVKSNFRSHMRVHTGEKPFVCELCGKRLSRKTSLNSHMSVHTGEKRFICELCGKRFSFKTSLKIHMRVHTGEKYFTCELCGKRLSRKTSLNSHMSGHTGEKPFACEFCGSRFSFKSSLKSHMSVHTGEKSFACELCDKIFSFKKCLKRHMRVHTGEKPFACELCGKRFSCKTSFSNHKRVHTGEKPFACKLCGKRFSFKTSFSNHMSVHTGEKPFACELCGKRFSAKSKFNSHMRVHTGEKPFACELCGQRFGNKTNVKSHMRLHTGEKPFACELCGQRFGRKTSLNSHMRVHTGEKPFACELCGQRFGDKKNVKSHMRVHTGEKHFTCELSGKRFCYNTSLTLTSL
- the LOC129160806 gene encoding oocyte zinc finger protein XlCOF6-like isoform X2; translated protein: MVLVKEEAPEEQLAGVDQKDPEHIHIKEDQDEIWSSLEREQLHLKEETDAARFTFTVVSIKSEDDEEKPLFSQLHQQEIEDRDVSASCSADQMTAETGGGAEASWNQDLIPHEQTSDTSETEISGDEEYDGVNVDSDLSDSMPETGDKDDDWNENRSSESDVSTVNKSFSCPDCGKTFLGKQSLQKHARVTGHSAKRSLGCLVKNKCARVKDYVDSCRKVQKELKSFSCDDCGKTFSVKSNFRSHMRVHTGEKPFVCELCGKRLSRKTSLNSHMSVHTGEKRFICELCGKRFSFKTSLKIHMRVHTGEKYFTCELCGKRLSRKTSLNSHMSGHTGEKPFACEFCGSRFSFKSSLKSHMSVHTGEKSFACELCDKIFSFKKCLKRHMRVHTGEKPFACELCGKRFSCKTSFSNHKRVHTGEKPFACKLCGKRFSFKTSFSNHMSVHTGEKPFACELCGKRFSAKSKFNSHMRVHTGEKPFACELCGQRFGNKTNVKSHMRLHTGEKPFACELCGQRFGRKTSLNSHMRVHTGEKPFACELCGQRFGDKKNVKSHMRVHTGEKHFTCELSGKRFCYNTSLTLTSL